The following nucleotide sequence is from Gadus macrocephalus chromosome 18, ASM3116895v1.
TCTAGACAGGCTGACTTGGCACACATAAGGCAGCACAGGCATTTGAACCTGTGCTCATCCAGACCCTGCAGCCGTGTTCtcaccgtccgtccgtccccaggTGGCTGGGCGTCCGCATCGAGTTCATCGGGAACTGCATCGTGCTGTTCGCCGCGCTGTTCGCCGTCATCGGGAAGGAGAAGCTGAACCCGGGCCTGGTGGGCCTCTCGGTGTCCTACGCCCTGCAGGTATGAACACCACCCCGACTCGCACCCTCTGGGGACTGCACCCACTGAACGTCGATCGTCCAATCACAGGGCCCAACGCTCGCTGCATGACAGGCTAATTGGCATAAAGTTCCCTGAAGTACaacctctgtccctctcctttAAAAGGCGAGCATTGTAAATATGGGCCTTTTATTGTGAAGGCGACCAACGTGTCCCGCTCTTATTGTGAAGACGACAAACATTTTCCGCTCTTATTGTGAAGGCGACCAACGAGTCCCTCTTTTACTGTGAAGGTGACCAACGTGTCCCGCTCTTATTGTGAAGGCGACCAACGTGTCCCTCTTATTATGAAGGCGACCAACATGTtacgctcttattgtgaaggTGATCAACGTGTtacgctcttattgtgaaggTGACCATGACGCTCAACTGGATGGTGCGCATGACGTCCGACCTGGAGAGCAACATCGTGGCCGTGGAGCGTGTCAAGGAGTACTCCGAGACCAAGACTGAGGTACAAGGCCTTCTGCTgacgcagtgtgtgtgcatgtgtgtgtgcgtgcgcatgtgtgtgtgcatgcttctgtgcgcgcgtgcgtgcgtgcacagcatctgttgttgtttgtgttcagGAGGAGAATGTGCTTTGCCAGAATAACAGAgctcaaaaacaacaacagcagcagagcTGCCAGCTCATAACAGAACACACAGCAGTCCTAAAGTATTACCAGATCATAAAGGTTATAATGCCTCTTGCTCTCTGTGTGGGGCCCTTGTACTGCAGAGAGGAAATGAGGCCTTTGTACTGTAGACTCAGCGTTTTAACACCAGAAGGACTACAACTCATACATGTATatcatatagatatatttatatttatattacactcactcactcaattcctcacacacacactcactcactcactcactcactcactcactcactcactcactcactcactcacgcactcactcacgcactcactcactcactcactcactcactcactcactcactcactcactcactcactcactcactcactcactcactcactcactcactcactcacgcactcactcactcacgcacgcacgttcgcacacacacacacacacacacacacaaacactcactcactcactcactcactcactcactccctccctccctccctccctccctccctccctccctccctccctcccgggcTGGACCCCGCAGGCGCCCTGGGTGGTGGAGGACAAGCGGCCTCCCTCAGATTGGCCGCCGCAGGGCAACGTGGAGTTCCGGGACTACAGCGTCCGGTACCGCGAGGGTCTGGACCTGGTGCTGAAGAACCTCACGCTGAGCGTCCAGGGCGGCGAGAAGGTGAGGCCCGCTCAGGGACACGCCACTGGTCCACTGACACCACAATGGTGGTCGAATCCCCTCCCAAAGGCACTGGGCTCAATGCCCAGTGTCTGCAGCCTCCTTGACCCTgtcttactgtctaacccctacctgcaccttaaagacctgtcttactgtctaacccctacctgccccttaaagacctgtcttactgtctaacccctacctgcaccttaaagacctgtcttactgtctaacccctatctgctccttagtgacctgtcttactgtctaacccctacctgccccctAAAGACCTgtcttactgtctaacccctatctgctccttagtgacctgtcttactgtctaacccctacctgccccttaaagacctgtcttcctgtctaacccctatctgctccttagtgacctgtcttactgtctaacccctacctgcaccttaaagacctgtcttactgtctaacccctacctgctccttagtgacctgtcttactgtctaacccctacctgcaccttaaagacctgtctctgtactgtgtaacccctacctgctccttagtgacctgtctctgtactgtttaatccctacctgctccttagtgacctgtcttcctgtctaacccctacctgcaccttaaagacctgtcttactgtctaacccctacctgccccttaaagacctgtctctgtactgtgtaacccctatctgctccttagtgacctgtcttactgtctaacccctacctgccccttaaagacctgtcttactgtctaacccctacctgccccttaaagacctgtcttactgtctaacccctatctgctccttagtgacctgtcttactgtctaacccctacctgccccttaaagacctgtcttactgtctaacccctacctgccccttaaagacctgtcttactgtctaacccctacctgccccttaaagacctgtctctgtactgtctaacccctacctgctccttagtgacctgtctctgtactgtttaatccctacctgccccttaaagacctgtctctgtactgtctaacccctacctgctccttagtgacctgtcttactgtctaacccctacctgccccttaaagacctgtctctgtactgtctaacccctacctgctccttagtgacctgtctctgtactgtttaatccctacctgctccttaatgacatgtctctgtactgtctaacccctacctcctccttaatgacctgtctctgtactgtcaaacccctacctgccccttaatgtcctttctctgtactgtctaacccctacctcctccttaatgacctgtctctgtactgtcttgcCCCTTCATGCTTTTTAAAGGAGCAGGAGGCAATATTTCTGTAAAATAATTTAATCAAAATGATCAAATTACTCCTTATACACCATCTGTGAATCATATTATCTGCCAAAATaatattcaagattcaagattatTTATTATCATCATTTACGAGGACAAAGCTGTCAATTTTTTGCGAGAGCCTTATGGCTTGGTTTCTTTCTGTATTTTTTCTGCTCGGTGTTTTGAACCTCCTATGAATCTTAATACTGCTCCTTTATTGACCTGTTTTCAGATTCAGTGTCAGTGGCTTTAGGTAAAAACATCTGTTGAATGCAGAATATATATTGCTGAATAGATAATGTACTGTTGAACAGTAAAAGCAGCCATTGTTATTAAGGCTTGCACAGACATAACAACATACAGTAAACAAGTGTCTTGATTTCAGAAGCTCCTTCTGAAAGGTCTTTAGTGTCCGGTAATGTTCTGGTAACGTAGTTAACCACAGTAAGGATCACCCCCCTTCTCCTTTGCCAATGGGAACCTGCCCTCCTGCTAATAATATATCACCTCAACGTCCACAGTGTATAATATTAGGCGTGCACAAACGGATTAAGATGCGTGGAAGTGTCTATCAAAGGGCTTCATCCCCTGAGTGTCTGGTCCTCAAGCAGGGGGCGAGCCGAGGGGAACTCAAACTCACAACCAAGTCACCCCCACACATCTGTCAACCtcattagagtgtgtgtgtgtgtgtgtgtgtgtgtggttgtgtgtgcccatgtgtgtgcgtgtgtgtctttgcgtacgtgttggtctgtgtgcgtgtctgtgtgcggttgtgtgtgtctgtatgtgtcaatggttgtgtatgtgtgtgtgcgtgtgtgtgtgtgtgtgtgtgtgtgtgtgtgtgtgtgtgtgtgtgtgtgtgtgtgtgtgtgtgtgtgtgtgtgacaggtggGGATCGTGGGCCGGACCGGCGCGGGGAAGTCCTCCATGACGCTGTGCCTCTTCCGGCTGCTGGAGGCGGCGGGCGGGGAGATCACCATCGACGGAGTGAAGATCTCCGAGATCGGCCTCCACGACCTACGCTCCAAACTCACCATCATCCCCCAGGTATGATCCCTATCTAGACACGAACGTTAACATTAACTTTAACATTAACGTTTATATTGACGTTGACATATCATCACCCTCTTAAAGTAATGGCCTATGTCACTTTTTTGCCAAAAATGATTTTTTCTTGCCTAAATCAGCTCTTTGGGATGCTTGCCACCTCTGGTATAATCCCCAACATCCTCAGTTGAACAGATCCTGTGATCCTACCCTTTTAGTGTAATGGCCTATGTCAATAGTGTGAATTAGGCCAATTTATTTTGCCTAAGTCACTAGACGGAGTGACTTAGGCAATTTCATAAGCGTTTCAAGATGGCGGCCGCTTCCAAAATAAAGAAAGTCTACCAAGCTAGTGAAGTTATTGCCATAACTCAGTTCAGTTTTTTTTCAGCCATTACTTTAAGAGGGTGACGATATTCATTGagggaatttagcagacgctttcaaccaaagcgactcacaataagtacatttgtcagaggaaagagaaacaacactatatctctgtcggtacagtaaggatgttcatataaCCAGGTGTCAAGCACTAACAAGTGTAAACGATAGAGAAATACTAAATACAATTTCAAGAGGTTTTTCATACGCAACGttgaagaaaaaggaaaaatacaTTCTtctaaatgcattttatttagtttGACTTTACTTCTTTATGTATAACAATATAACCTTCTATGAATTAGAAAATATAAAATCCTGTCAAAGGTTGTATTCGGTCCCTGTAACTTGACAGGGGTTTTCTTTTGTGACGTAAAAAGTGGATTTTTCAGTTGACCGTTTTGTTGACCTCCAGGAACCGGTTCTGTTCTCGGGGACCCTGAGGATGAACCTTGACCCCTTCGACTCGTACAGCGACGAGGACCTCTGGAAGGCTCTGGAACATTCCCATCTCCACAAGTTCGTGACCAACGCGCCGGCCAAGCTGGAGATGGAGTGTGCTGAGGGGGGCGAGAACCTCAGGTAGTACCCCCACCGCAGGGCTTCTGGACCGGGGATCATCCCCACTCTATGGGcggattatggttccacgttcccgcaacgcgAGGGCGTTTACAGACCCcatacgtccttgcggaccctccttgcgtccaccgcaaggccctgacgtgcgcctcgcaaaaaatgttaacctttttTGCGAGgcgcaagggctgtgattggtccactcactaaaacccgacgcagaaccaaaacaggttcacgactgtgtAGTCCTTGTGTTGCGTCgatgtggaaccataatcaggcCTTAAAACTTTAACACTCATCGTGCTCTGAAGCTCATGCGACAAAGAGGAGAACATAGGGGTTATAAAAGGGTTCTGTTGTGAGGCAGAGGTCGAGGTgagtgagacacagacagaataCTGGATCTTCTGTTCCTGTTTTTGTTGCATTTGGCTAGCTACATTGGGATAGTTAGATTGGACTAGACAGTCTACAGTCTGCTGTAATATGTAAAGAATGTGAATAATCCAAAGgttctgtgtgttgtctgtgtgtgcgtgtgtgtctctgtgtctgtttataTGTGTGCACGTTGGTCTGTGTGAGTATGTCTTTATACGTGTCtgcgtgcctgtttgtgtatgtctgtgtctgtgtgtgtgcatctgtgtgtgtgtgtgtgtgtacgtgtatgtgtacgtgcgtgtctgtgactttgtgtgtgtgtgtgtgtgtgtgtgtgtgtgtgtgtgtgtgtgtgtgtgtgtgtgtgtgtgtgtgtgtgtgtgtgtgtgtgtgcagcgtggGCCAGAGGCAGCTGGTGTGTCTGGCGCGCGCGCTGCTGAGGAAGACGAGGATCCTGATCCTGGACGAGGCCACGGCCGCCATCGACCTGGAGACGGACGACCTCATCCAGTCTACCATCAGGACGCAGTTCGAGGACTGCACTGTGTTCACCATCGCCCACCGGCTCAACACCATCATGGACTACACCAGGTAGACCCCGCCACCCACGGGGGAACACCAGGTTCTAGGGGTCGGAACCCAATAGTACCCCACTATTATTCTTTTAATGAGACTTGAAATTTTATTTCAAACcgaagcacttttttttttatgcatttctTACGCCCTTATTTTGAAAGGGGCCGCTCAGGCTGTGCTGGCTAACTTACTCACACTCGCTTTTtattcttcccctctccctctcccttccactctccctctcccattcTCTTCCCTATCTCCATCTCgcttctcccttcccctcccttccctctcccctctccatccctcttcctctccctctccatctaactcttcttctctccctctccctcttcctcttcctctccatctaactcttcttctctccctctccctctccctctcccttcccattccctttccctctctcttcccctctccctctccctttccctctctctccccctctcccttccctctctccctctccacagaGTGCTGGTTCTGGACAAGGGAGAGATCTCTGAGTTCGACACCCCCAGCCAGCTGCTGTCCCAGAAGGGCGTGTTCTACGCCATGGCCAAAGACGCAGGCCTGGTGCAGTAGCGCCCCCTGTCTGTCAGCGACAAC
It contains:
- the abcc3 gene encoding ATP-binding cassette sub-family C member 3 isoform X2 → MVNSLLGKAYCMLRAAQLTHEAMLRRVLRAPQGFFERTPTGRILNRFSKDVDTIDTAIPDNIDIWMRTFWFTLNVLLVCSVLTPMFMVGVAPLLLFYWWVQRFYVATSRQLKRLESVSRSPIYSHFSETITGASVIRAYGKDSAFVRMSDTRVDDNQKSYYPGIVANRWLGVRIEFIGNCIVLFAALFAVIGKEKLNPGLVGLSVSYALQVTMTLNWMVRMTSDLESNIVAVERVKEYSETKTEAPWVVEDKRPPSDWPPQGNVEFRDYSVRYREGLDLVLKNLTLSVQGGEKVGIVGRTGAGKSSMTLCLFRLLEAAGGEITIDGVKISEIGLHDLRSKLTIIPQEPVLFSGTLRMNLDPFDSYSDEDLWKALEHSHLHKFVTNAPAKLEMECAEGGENLSVGQRQLVCLARALLRKTRILILDEATAAIDLETDDLIQSTIRTQFEDCTVFTIAHRLNTIMDYTRVLVLDKGEISEFDTPSQLLSQKGVFYAMAKDAGLVQ